In Streptomyces rapamycinicus NRRL 5491, the genomic stretch ACGCGCTGGCCGCCACCGCCCCGCCCGCCCTGCGCGCCGTACGGACCTCCGACGGCGCCCTGGTCGGCGCCCTCGCCGGGAAGGCGGACTGCGGTGCGCTGCTCTCCCAGATCGCCCGGGACGCGGTGCAGCTGCTCACCGACCCGGTGGCGCGCGGGCAGTTGCGGCGCTGTGAGGGGGAGACCTGCTCGCTGGTCTACCTGGACACCTCGCGCGGCCGCCGCAGGCGCTGGTGCTCCAGCGAAGTCTGTGGAAACCGCGAGCGGGTTGCCCGTCACCGCCGCCGGGTAAACCCGAGCATCAGCAAAGCATGAGCGATATTCAGTCATGACCCGGACACCACCCGGACATGACGCAGGCCCCGGATGGGGGGACCGGGGCCTGCGGGGCGGATTTGGGGAGGGAGCCCTTCCTGGCAGCCGGCGCCCGCCCGGCGTCGGCCTTACTCGGACTCAAGTACGCACCGCACAGCGGGAGATGTTCAGTCCGGGAATGGGATGTACATCACACGGTGGTCGATGAACGGCGAGCGTTTCCAGCCCGTACCCCCCTCGACCCGGCGGCTTGCGTACGCAAAGATGCCCTCGTGACCGAGAGGACGACACCGGACGACGCGCTCATGCGCGCGCTCTACGCGGAGCACGCAGGCCCGCTTCTCGCCTTCGTCCTGCGCCTGGTCGCGGGCGACCGGCACCGCGCCGAGGACGTGGTCCAGGAGACCCTCCTGCGCGCCTGGCGCAACGCCGACCAACTGCGGCGCTCCGGAGGATCGGTACGACCCTGGCTGGTGACCGTGGCCCGCCGCATCGTCATCGACGGCCACCGCCAACGCCGCGCACGTCCCCACGAAGTGGACGCGGCGCCGCTCCATGTGATGCCCGCCGCGGACGACATCGACCGCGCATTGCGCCAGATGACCATCTCTGACGCGTTGAATGACCTCACCGACGCACATAGAGCGGCGCTCGTAGAGACATACTTCAAGGGACGGACGGTGAGTGAGGCGGCCGAAGTGCTGGGCGTTCCCGCCGGGACGGTGAGGTCCCGGGTCTTCTACGCGCTGCGCTCCCTGAAGCTCTCGCTCGAGGAACGGGGGGTCACGGCATGATGCCGGCAGCGGACGACCAGCAGCACACCGCGGTCGGCGCCTATGCGCTCGGGGTGCTCGACCCCGCCGACGCGGCGCGCTTCGAGGACCACCTCATCGGGTGCGAGCGGTGCGCCGCCGAGCTCGACGAGCTGATGGGCCTCCCGCCGCTGCTGGCCGAGTACGCCACCGCCGCCGACGGCACCGCGCTCCCGGATCCGGCGGTGGTCACCGCCCGCCCGGGGCCCGAACTGCTCGACCGGCTGATGGACGACGTCGCGGTGAGTCGCAAGGCCTCCGGCAGACGGCGTCTCTTCCTCGTCGCCGCGGCCGCCGTCCTCATCGTCGGCGGTCCGCTCGCGGGAGCGGCCATCACCGCGAGCTCCGACGACGGCGGGGGCAAGGACCAGGTGGTGGCCTCCTCCTCCAAGCAGGTGTACGACCAGGGTGAGAAGTTCAGCTCGGTCGACCCCGTCACCAAGGTGGACGCCTCCGTCTCGCTCCAGCAGAAGGGGTGGGGCACCTCCGTCGCCCTCAAGCTGGGCAACCTGAAGGGGCCGCGCACCTGTGACCTGGTCGCCATCGGCAAGGACGGCCACGAGGAGACCATCACCACCTGGGCCGTGCCCACCTCGGGCTACGGCGTCAAGGACGGGGACGGCTCCCGCTGGAGCAAGGAGCCGCTCTACGCCCAGGGCGGGGCCGCCATGAACACCGACGACATCGAGCGGTTCGAGGTCCGCACCCTGGACGGCCAGCGCCTGGCCCAGGTCAGGCTCTGAGAAACCGCTCCCCTTCAGGTGTACGGTTGACGGCTGCCCTTAAGAACACAGAAGGGGGCCTGGGTGGCCGCGCAGAACGCCACGCATGACGACCGGACGGCACCGCGGGGGGACCGCGGGGACGGGGTCCGGGACAGCGAGATCCGGATCGAACAGGCGCATCTGGACCGGGTGTACCACCGCCTCGCGGAGAAGATCCACGAGGCGGAGTTCCTCATGGACGACGCCGCCAAGCGCGGGCAGGTCGGCACGCCCGGCGCACTCGCCGAACGGGACGCCCAGGTCTTCCGGGCCGGTGTCCACCTCAACCGGCTGAACAGCGAGTTCGAGGACTTCCTCTTCGGCCGCATCGATCTGCTGCCGGGCAAGGACGGACGGCGCGGCCCCGACGGCGCCTACACCTCGGTCGAGCCCGCCGACGACGCCATCCGCACCGGCCCGGACGGCGACCGCGCGGAGATCGCCGAAACGTTGCACATCGGCCGCATCGGCGTCCTGGACGCCGACTACGCCCCGCTGGTGATCGACTGGCGGGCGCCCGCCGCCGCGCCCTTCTACCGCTCCACACCGGTGGCCCCCGGCCGCGTCGTCCGCCGCCGGGTGATCCGCAGCAAGGGCCGCCGGGTGCTCGGCGTCGAGGACGACCTGCTGCGCCCGGAGCTCAGCGCCACCCTCGACGGCGGGGCGCTGCCGGTGGTCGGCGACGGCGCGCTGATGGCCGCGCTCGGCCAGGCCCGCGGCCACACGATGCGCGACATCGTGGCCTCCATCCAGGCCGAGCAGGACCAGGTGATCCGCGCCCCCGCCGCCTCCATCACCGAGGTCGAGGGCGGCCCCGGCACCGGCAAGACGGCGGTCGCGCTGCACCGCGCGGCGTATCTCCTCTACCAGGACCGGCGGCGCTACGCGGGCGGCATCCTCGTGGTCAGCCCCACCCCACTGCTGGTCGCCTACACCGAGGGCGTGCTGCCCTCGCTGGGCGAGGAGGGCCAGGTGGCCATCCGGGCGGTCGGCTCGCTGGTGGAGGGCGCTGAGGCCACCACGTACGACACCCCGGCCGTGGCCCGGGTCAAGGGCTCGTCCCGGATGGTGAAGGTGCTGCGCAAGGCCGCGCGCGGCGCGCTGGAGCTGCCGCGCGGAGCCGCCGCACCCGCCGGTTCGGCCCCCTCGTCGCCATCCCCTTCGTCGTCATCGGCGTCGTCCGCGTCGTCCGAGTCATCCGAGTCATCCGGCAATGGCCAGCTGACGCTGGACGGGGCGCTGGAGGCCCACGGCGGCAGACCCGGTGCGGGGGCCGGGTCCAGACCCGGCGGCCCGCCCGAGCGGCTGCGCGTGGTCGCCTTCGGCGCCCGGATCGAACTGGGCGCCGATGAGCTGCGCACCATCCGCCAGAACGTGCTGGGCGGCACCGCGCCCGTCAATCTGCTGCGCCCCCGCGCCCGGCGGCTGCTCCTGGACGCGCTGTGGACCCGATCCGGCGCCCCCAGGCGGTACACCGACCCCGAGCTGGCCGCCGAGGCGCGGGAGGGCTTCGACGAGGACATCTCCACCGAGGACTCCTTCCACGAGTTCCTCGACGCCTGGTGGCCCGAGCTCACCCCCCGCTCCGTCCTCGCCGCCATGGCCGATGAGAAGCGGCTGAACCGCTGGTCACGGCGGGTGCTCAACCCCCGCGAGGTCCGGCAGGTGGCCCGTTCGCTGGCCCGGCTCGGCCCGGACGGGCAGGGCCCGCTGTCGGTCCACGACGTGGCGCTGCTGGACGAGCTGACCACCCTCCTGGGCACCCCCGCCCGCCCCGCCCCCCGCGAGGCCGATCCGCTGGACCAGCTCACCGGTCTGGACGAGCTGACCACTTACGCCGACCGGGCCGGCCCCCGCCGCAGCCGCGCCGAGCGGGCCGAGCGGGAGCGCGCCGACTACGCCCACGTGATCGTCGACGAGGCGCAGGACCTCACCCCGATGCAGTGGCGGATGATCGGACGCCGCGGCCGCCACGCCACCTGGACGGTCGTCGGCGACCCGGCTCAGAGCTCCTGGTCCGACCCGGACGAGGCGGGGCGGGCCCGGGACGAGGCGCTCGGCAGCCGCCCGCGCCGCCGCTTCACCCTCACCGTCAACTACCGCAACCCGGCGGAGATCGCCGAACTGGCCACCAAGGTCCTCACCCTCGCCATGCCCGGCACCCCCGCCCCCGAGGCGGTCCGCTCCACGGGCGTGGCGCCGCGCTTCGTACCGGGCGCGGACGGCGACCTCGGCGCGGCCGCGCGCCGCGAGGCGGCACGGCTGCTGGACGAGGTCGACGGCACCGTCGGCGTCGTCGTCGCGATGAACCGGCGCGCCCAGGCCCGTCAGTGGCTGACGGGCCTGGGCCACCGGGTGGTGGCGCTGGGCAGCCTGGAGGCGAAGGGGCTGGAGTACGACGCGACGGTCGTGGTCTCGCCCGCCGAGATCGCCGACGAGTCCCCGGCGGGGCTCCGGGTGCTGTACGTGGCG encodes the following:
- a CDS encoding CGNR zinc finger domain-containing protein; its protein translation is MASASAYDLRFDSGRICLDLVATVGGRLSEAPVERLGGVEPLRAWLLGAGLVPGGTSLEAVDHRWLIRFRAARDLLHRIVHTEVEGHAAAADLERMNALAATAPPALRAVRTSDGALVGALAGKADCGALLSQIARDAVQLLTDPVARGQLRRCEGETCSLVYLDTSRGRRRRWCSSEVCGNRERVARHRRRVNPSISKA
- a CDS encoding sigma-70 family RNA polymerase sigma factor; translation: MTERTTPDDALMRALYAEHAGPLLAFVLRLVAGDRHRAEDVVQETLLRAWRNADQLRRSGGSVRPWLVTVARRIVIDGHRQRRARPHEVDAAPLHVMPAADDIDRALRQMTISDALNDLTDAHRAALVETYFKGRTVSEAAEVLGVPAGTVRSRVFYALRSLKLSLEERGVTA
- a CDS encoding anti-sigma factor family protein, whose product is MMPAADDQQHTAVGAYALGVLDPADAARFEDHLIGCERCAAELDELMGLPPLLAEYATAADGTALPDPAVVTARPGPELLDRLMDDVAVSRKASGRRRLFLVAAAAVLIVGGPLAGAAITASSDDGGGKDQVVASSSKQVYDQGEKFSSVDPVTKVDASVSLQQKGWGTSVALKLGNLKGPRTCDLVAIGKDGHEETITTWAVPTSGYGVKDGDGSRWSKEPLYAQGGAAMNTDDIERFEVRTLDGQRLAQVRL
- a CDS encoding HelD family protein, which gives rise to MAAQNATHDDRTAPRGDRGDGVRDSEIRIEQAHLDRVYHRLAEKIHEAEFLMDDAAKRGQVGTPGALAERDAQVFRAGVHLNRLNSEFEDFLFGRIDLLPGKDGRRGPDGAYTSVEPADDAIRTGPDGDRAEIAETLHIGRIGVLDADYAPLVIDWRAPAAAPFYRSTPVAPGRVVRRRVIRSKGRRVLGVEDDLLRPELSATLDGGALPVVGDGALMAALGQARGHTMRDIVASIQAEQDQVIRAPAASITEVEGGPGTGKTAVALHRAAYLLYQDRRRYAGGILVVSPTPLLVAYTEGVLPSLGEEGQVAIRAVGSLVEGAEATTYDTPAVARVKGSSRMVKVLRKAARGALELPRGAAAPAGSAPSSPSPSSSSASSASSESSESSGNGQLTLDGALEAHGGRPGAGAGSRPGGPPERLRVVAFGARIELGADELRTIRQNVLGGTAPVNLLRPRARRLLLDALWTRSGAPRRYTDPELAAEAREGFDEDISTEDSFHEFLDAWWPELTPRSVLAAMADEKRLNRWSRRVLNPREVRQVARSLARLGPDGQGPLSVHDVALLDELTTLLGTPARPAPREADPLDQLTGLDELTTYADRAGPRRSRAERAERERADYAHVIVDEAQDLTPMQWRMIGRRGRHATWTVVGDPAQSSWSDPDEAGRARDEALGSRPRRRFTLTVNYRNPAEIAELATKVLTLAMPGTPAPEAVRSTGVAPRFVPGADGDLGAAARREAARLLDEVDGTVGVVVAMNRRAQARQWLTGLGHRVVALGSLEAKGLEYDATVVVSPAEIADESPAGLRVLYVALTRATQRLTVVSGDRDEPDGNAVPDLLRD